Proteins encoded in a region of the Orenia metallireducens genome:
- a CDS encoding AAA family ATPase encodes MLELAGYQVDKLLYEGRNNLIYLGYDKKKKKKVILKTISSKRLTLENVEKLKHEYELVKTLNSIEGVVKVYDLETSKGRPVLIREGVKGRTLKSLVKSKQLELKEFLEIAIQMVDILNQIHQKKVIHLNINLDNILINKHGKVKFIDFGSSIFMDEEKVKNKNYERLEGTLAYIAPEQTGRIDRAIDYRTDYYSLGISFYQLLTGQLPFDYADEMELIYAHIAKSALSPTEINDKIPEVLSSIIMKLLSKMPKDRYQSLVALKKDLIRCQEDLEDKGKIESFEIAKADYLNRFKIADKLYGREEELKELFDSYQNVYDGRKSLVLIKGAPGIGKSVLVKEMKNKFIKESTHFISGKFEQYQSTVPYSAIIEALEGFIKQLLIKPAEELVNWRKKILKAVGNNGQVIIDVIPSLELIIGEQPSIPELGAAETKNRFNLVFQNFMESVSSKEHPLVMFIDDLQWADSSSLEFIQMLMTNKSINYLLLIGAYRDNKDKLVKPISAMVTELATTELLINEIKLQPLETEAIKLMLEENLLSSRSNSSDLEELTSFIIDKTAGNPFFVKQFSQVLYDKGYIYYDLDQWQWNIEEIKQLGITDNVVDFLLNEIKGLDPTTVEQLQYGACIGNQFDLQTLSLINDKTTDEILKDLQAAVDKGLILVNNNQDASLKAEDIKIKFIHDRVQQAVYSMMNNSIRESTQLELGRLLLREYSDCQEGGKLFEIIKQYNAGRGEIKNKTEKLKLAELNLQAGRLAKKSSAYQEAYVYFYIGIELLNNDSWQKNYQLTLELYSEITEAAYLISDYDQMESFAQTVLDNAENLLDKIEVYKVKLEAYQGQLRLKKAVEVGLSVLKKLGVEVPNKAMKSDIETAFRRVNKLMQSIEQVEDLSRLPVMNDPQKEAVIEILLITAPASYGAAPMLAPILICKMMEITLRFGKGYFSPAVYSSYGLILCSTIDKIEDEKLIKSNIETAFKLIKLSMDILEDENLSQYKAMVTEIYVWAIIHWKEHLVKTLDISLEGYLAGLEYGSFEFGAYCLMIHDRNSFYVGQPLATIQTSIEKNISKLQAIKQKINENWIRIIGQITLNLQGKSNHVIKLIGDLCNENEMLPIFKENGDRFGLTFIFLGKMMLSYLFENYEFAINLGKKVEEILGEVGGSVDVAIFRFFDSLVRLALYHSVAEDEQKELLSKVNYNQIRLKNWSKHAPMNFLHKFYLVEAERLQVIGQTEKALECYNKAIDLAKKHEYRNDEALANELAAKFWVDKGNDVYAKLHFKEAYLCYKLWGAEAKVEDVESRYLELFHEKIDENQAEMETTVINSDVLDFNTLIKASQAISEEIVLEELIKKLVKIMIENLGAQKVVFIMKEEENLILQGKKEVEEDEIVILPNTAVDEKEDAPASIINYVIRTKESLVLEYATCSSYFNSDNYIVRRRPKSILCFPLMTQGRLKGIIYLENNLMAGAFTEDRLKVLEILSSQIVISLENASLYQALKSSNQRLDIKVKERTNQLEQEKEKLQKYLDIAEVVFLILNQAGEITMINQKGCEILGYDEEEILGNSIMDYVKEDMRGELKNIILKKKIKEYKEVVVLTKDARERKFIGRNNILKDRNGEIEGILVSALDITQRELLKEELEYSKLKLEFFANLSHEFKTPLNLSFSALQMLTLYQDKILNPEIEYKFKKYTSIIKQNNYRLLKLVDNMLDITKINSNSFKLNIDNHNIVEFIKRMTYSVATYIENKNRILEFKSDVKNKEIPCDIFVIERIILNLLSNAIKFTDEGDLISVNLLDKDDYIVIIVKDTGIGIQEDKQKIIFECFRQVDKSFIRRSEGTGMGLAIVKLLVELHGGKIRVRSEVGKFTEFIIELPTKQLNQVRESINNYDIEEKNLIDRIDVEFSDVYGL; translated from the coding sequence ATGTTGGAGCTTGCTGGATATCAAGTTGATAAATTGCTTTATGAAGGGCGAAATAATTTGATTTATCTAGGCTATGATAAAAAGAAAAAGAAGAAGGTGATTTTGAAGACAATTTCATCAAAAAGGCTAACATTAGAAAATGTTGAGAAATTAAAGCATGAATATGAATTAGTCAAAACCCTTAATTCGATTGAAGGTGTAGTCAAAGTATATGACTTAGAAACTTCCAAAGGCAGACCGGTTTTAATCCGAGAAGGTGTTAAAGGAAGGACACTTAAAAGTTTAGTCAAAAGTAAGCAGCTTGAATTAAAAGAATTTTTAGAAATTGCTATTCAAATGGTTGATATACTCAACCAGATTCATCAGAAGAAAGTTATTCATTTAAATATTAATTTGGATAATATTTTGATTAATAAGCATGGGAAGGTTAAATTTATTGATTTTGGCAGTTCAATATTTATGGATGAAGAGAAAGTAAAAAATAAGAATTACGAGCGATTGGAAGGTACTTTAGCCTATATAGCACCAGAGCAGACTGGAAGAATAGATAGAGCAATAGATTATAGAACAGACTACTATTCTTTAGGGATATCTTTTTATCAGTTATTAACAGGGCAATTACCCTTTGATTATGCTGATGAGATGGAACTGATTTATGCCCATATAGCTAAATCAGCTTTGTCTCCGACTGAAATTAATGATAAGATACCAGAAGTACTTTCAAGTATTATAATGAAACTACTCTCTAAAATGCCTAAAGATAGATATCAGAGTTTAGTTGCTTTAAAAAAGGACTTGATAAGATGTCAAGAAGATTTGGAAGATAAAGGAAAGATAGAATCTTTTGAAATTGCTAAAGCAGATTATTTGAATAGATTTAAAATAGCAGATAAATTATATGGTAGAGAAGAAGAACTTAAAGAATTATTTGACTCTTATCAAAATGTTTATGATGGAAGAAAATCATTAGTATTGATTAAAGGGGCTCCAGGAATTGGCAAGTCTGTTTTAGTAAAGGAAATGAAGAATAAATTCATAAAAGAATCAACACATTTTATCTCAGGAAAATTTGAACAGTACCAAAGCACTGTCCCCTATAGTGCTATAATTGAGGCTTTAGAAGGTTTTATAAAGCAATTACTTATAAAGCCTGCTGAAGAATTAGTAAATTGGCGCAAAAAAATATTAAAAGCGGTAGGTAATAATGGGCAAGTAATCATCGACGTCATTCCATCGTTAGAGTTAATTATAGGAGAGCAACCTTCTATTCCGGAATTGGGAGCAGCTGAAACTAAGAATAGATTTAATCTTGTATTTCAAAATTTTATGGAATCGGTTTCAAGCAAAGAGCATCCACTTGTAATGTTTATTGATGATTTACAGTGGGCGGATTCTTCTAGTTTAGAGTTTATACAGATGTTAATGACCAATAAATCAATTAATTATTTACTCCTTATTGGAGCTTATCGAGATAATAAGGATAAGTTAGTCAAGCCAATTAGTGCAATGGTAACTGAATTGGCCACTACAGAGCTTCTTATTAATGAAATCAAGCTACAGCCCTTAGAAACAGAAGCTATTAAACTAATGTTAGAGGAGAACTTATTATCTTCTAGAAGTAATTCAAGTGATTTAGAAGAATTAACTAGTTTTATAATTGATAAAACTGCTGGAAATCCATTTTTTGTAAAACAGTTTTCTCAGGTTTTATATGACAAAGGGTATATCTATTATGATTTAGATCAGTGGCAGTGGAATATAGAAGAGATTAAGCAATTAGGTATAACAGATAATGTAGTAGACTTTTTATTAAATGAAATAAAGGGTTTAGATCCTACCACAGTAGAACAGCTGCAGTATGGTGCTTGTATAGGAAATCAATTTGATTTACAGACTTTAAGTTTGATTAATGACAAAACTACAGATGAGATTTTGAAAGATTTACAAGCAGCTGTAGATAAAGGTTTAATTCTGGTTAATAATAATCAAGATGCTTCATTAAAAGCAGAGGATATTAAGATTAAGTTTATTCATGATCGTGTCCAACAGGCTGTATATTCGATGATGAATAATAGTATCAGAGAAAGTACTCAGTTGGAGCTTGGACGGTTATTATTAAGAGAGTATTCAGATTGTCAAGAAGGAGGTAAGTTATTTGAAATTATTAAACAGTATAATGCAGGTAGAGGGGAAATTAAAAATAAAACCGAAAAATTGAAGTTAGCAGAATTAAATTTGCAAGCTGGTAGACTAGCAAAAAAATCATCTGCTTATCAAGAAGCATATGTTTATTTCTATATTGGGATTGAACTATTAAATAATGATTCTTGGCAGAAAAACTATCAATTGACTTTAGAACTTTATTCAGAGATAACTGAAGCAGCTTATCTGATTAGTGATTATGATCAAATGGAAAGCTTTGCTCAAACTGTTTTAGATAATGCTGAAAATTTATTGGATAAGATTGAAGTTTATAAAGTTAAATTAGAAGCTTATCAGGGACAGCTTAGGCTGAAAAAAGCTGTTGAGGTAGGTTTATCAGTGCTAAAAAAATTGGGAGTAGAAGTTCCTAATAAAGCAATGAAATCTGATATAGAAACTGCTTTTAGAAGAGTCAATAAGTTAATGCAGTCTATAGAACAAGTTGAAGATCTAAGTAGATTACCAGTAATGAATGATCCCCAGAAAGAAGCAGTTATAGAGATTTTATTAATTACAGCTCCAGCAAGTTATGGAGCTGCTCCGATGCTAGCTCCTATTTTAATATGTAAAATGATGGAGATTACACTCCGATTTGGAAAAGGATATTTTTCGCCGGCGGTTTATTCAAGTTATGGACTTATTTTATGTAGTACAATAGATAAAATAGAAGATGAAAAATTAATAAAAAGTAATATAGAGACAGCGTTTAAGCTAATAAAGTTAAGTATGGATATTTTAGAAGATGAAAATCTTAGTCAATATAAAGCTATGGTTACAGAGATATATGTATGGGCTATAATACATTGGAAAGAACATCTAGTAAAGACATTAGATATAAGTTTAGAAGGATACCTAGCTGGATTAGAGTATGGTAGTTTTGAATTTGGAGCTTATTGTTTAATGATCCATGATAGAAATTCATTTTATGTAGGTCAGCCACTTGCGACCATACAAACAAGTATAGAGAAAAACATAAGTAAGTTACAAGCAATAAAGCAGAAGATAAATGAAAATTGGATAAGAATTATAGGGCAAATTACTTTAAATTTACAGGGCAAATCTAATCATGTTATAAAACTTATTGGTGATCTATGTAATGAGAATGAAATGCTTCCTATATTTAAGGAGAATGGAGATAGATTTGGATTAACATTTATTTTTTTAGGGAAAATGATGTTAAGTTATTTATTTGAAAATTATGAGTTTGCTATTAATCTTGGCAAAAAAGTAGAGGAAATTTTAGGTGAAGTAGGAGGTTCTGTAGATGTAGCTATTTTTCGTTTTTTTGATTCTCTAGTTAGGCTTGCTTTATATCATAGTGTAGCAGAAGATGAACAAAAGGAGTTATTAAGTAAAGTTAATTATAACCAGATTAGATTAAAAAATTGGTCTAAACATGCCCCTATGAACTTTCTTCATAAGTTTTATTTAGTTGAGGCAGAACGCCTACAGGTAATAGGGCAGACAGAGAAGGCACTAGAGTGCTATAATAAAGCTATTGATCTAGCAAAGAAACATGAGTATAGAAATGATGAAGCTTTAGCTAATGAGTTAGCTGCAAAATTCTGGGTTGACAAAGGTAATGATGTATATGCTAAATTACATTTTAAGGAAGCTTATCTCTGTTATAAATTATGGGGGGCAGAAGCTAAAGTAGAAGATGTAGAGAGTAGATATTTAGAACTTTTCCATGAAAAGATTGATGAAAATCAAGCTGAAATGGAGACTACAGTGATTAATTCAGATGTACTGGATTTTAATACATTAATCAAAGCTAGTCAAGCTATTTCAGAAGAAATTGTTTTAGAAGAGCTAATCAAGAAATTAGTTAAAATTATGATTGAGAATTTAGGAGCACAGAAGGTAGTGTTTATTATGAAGGAGGAAGAGAACCTTATCCTACAAGGTAAGAAAGAGGTTGAAGAGGATGAGATAGTTATTCTTCCAAATACTGCAGTAGATGAAAAGGAAGATGCTCCTGCTAGTATTATAAATTATGTCATTAGAACTAAGGAGAGTCTTGTTTTAGAATATGCTACTTGTTCTTCATATTTCAATTCTGATAATTATATTGTTAGAAGAAGACCCAAATCAATTTTATGTTTTCCATTGATGACTCAAGGAAGGTTGAAGGGTATAATCTATTTGGAGAATAATCTAATGGCAGGTGCATTTACTGAAGATAGATTAAAAGTTTTAGAGATACTTTCTTCTCAAATAGTAATTTCTTTAGAGAATGCAAGTTTATATCAAGCTTTAAAGTCTTCTAATCAAAGATTAGATATTAAAGTAAAAGAACGGACTAATCAGTTAGAGCAGGAAAAGGAGAAGTTACAGAAATATCTTGATATTGCTGAAGTTGTATTCTTAATCTTAAATCAAGCTGGAGAAATTACTATGATTAATCAAAAAGGTTGTGAGATTTTAGGATATGATGAAGAGGAGATTTTGGGAAATAGTATAATGGATTATGTTAAAGAAGATATGAGAGGTGAATTAAAGAACATAATTTTAAAAAAAAAAATAAAAGAGTATAAAGAGGTTGTTGTGTTAACTAAAGATGCTAGAGAGAGAAAGTTTATTGGGAGGAATAATATATTAAAAGATAGAAATGGGGAAATTGAAGGGATATTAGTTTCAGCTTTAGATATTACTCAAAGAGAATTACTTAAGGAAGAATTAGAATATAGTAAATTAAAGTTAGAGTTTTTTGCTAATCTATCTCATGAATTTAAAACACCCTTAAATCTTTCTTTCTCTGCACTACAAATGTTAACTTTATATCAAGACAAAATTTTAAATCCGGAAATCGAATATAAGTTTAAAAAATATACAAGTATTATCAAACAGAATAATTATAGGCTCTTAAAGTTAGTGGATAATATGCTCGATATTACTAAGATAAACTCTAATTCTTTTAAATTAAATATAGATAATCATAATATAGTAGAGTTTATTAAGAGGATGACCTATTCAGTAGCAACTTATATAGAAAATAAAAATCGAATATTAGAGTTTAAATCAGATGTGAAAAACAAAGAAATTCCTTGTGATATTTTTGTGATTGAAAGAATTATTTTAAACTTACTTTCTAATGCAATAAAATTTACAGATGAAGGGGATCTTATTTCTGTAAATCTATTAGATAAAGATGATTATATAGTTATTATAGTAAAAGATACAGGAATAGGAATTCAAGAAGATAAGCAGAAGATAATTTTTGAATGCTTTAGACAAGTAGATAAATCTTTTATTAGAAGAAGCGAAGGAACTGGAATGGGGTTAGCAATTGTTAAATTACTTGTTGAATTACATGGAGGAAAAATTAGAGTCAGAAGTGAGGTAGGGAAATTTACTGAATTTATTATAGAATTACCTACAAAACAGTTAAATCAAGTGAGAGAATCTATAAATAATTATGATATTGAAGAGAAAAATTTAATTGATAGAATAGATGTAGAGTTTTCAGATGTTTATGGGCTATAA
- a CDS encoding dihydroorotate dehydrogenase electron transfer subunit, translating into MSKRVIAKIISQEEISPRHFKMVIDAPEVAKEAKIGQFIHLKWVAKLNEYDPLLRRPISLNEIDKEAGTITIIYRAIGRGTQLLATLKVGDQVDIMGPIGMGFSIPEEANKFVVVGGGMGIAPLYPVVKKLVDEDKEVTVLIGAENKGQLLNLADYEEMNVKLKAATVDGSYGYQGFVTQFLDDTLADTNYIYTCGPEVMMEVVQEWALANNVKGEASLEERMGCGTGACLSCVCKIKVRNESGWDYKKTCIQGPVFPLSEVIFND; encoded by the coding sequence ATGTCAAAGAGAGTAATTGCAAAGATTATTTCACAAGAAGAGATTAGCCCTAGACATTTTAAGATGGTTATTGATGCACCAGAGGTTGCTAAAGAGGCTAAGATAGGACAGTTTATCCATCTTAAATGGGTAGCAAAATTAAATGAGTATGATCCATTACTTAGAAGACCAATCAGCCTTAATGAGATAGATAAAGAAGCGGGAACAATAACTATTATTTATCGAGCAATTGGACGAGGAACTCAGCTATTAGCTACACTTAAGGTAGGAGATCAAGTAGATATCATGGGACCAATTGGGATGGGGTTCTCAATTCCAGAAGAAGCCAATAAGTTTGTAGTAGTTGGTGGAGGAATGGGAATCGCTCCATTATATCCAGTAGTAAAAAAATTGGTAGATGAAGATAAAGAGGTAACAGTCTTAATCGGTGCTGAAAATAAAGGACAATTGTTAAATTTAGCAGATTATGAAGAGATGAATGTAAAATTAAAGGCTGCTACTGTAGATGGAAGTTATGGATACCAGGGTTTTGTAACACAATTTCTAGATGATACTTTGGCAGATACAAATTATATCTATACCTGTGGACCAGAAGTGATGATGGAGGTTGTACAAGAATGGGCGTTAGCTAATAATGTAAAAGGAGAGGCTTCCTTAGAAGAGCGGATGGGCTGTGGAACAGGGGCATGCCTATCCTGTGTTTGCAAGATTAAAGTTCGTAATGAGTCAGGTTGGGACTATAAGAAGACCTGTATTCAAGGACCAGTCTTCCCATTAAGTGAGGTGATCTTTAATGACTAA
- a CDS encoding GNAT family N-acetyltransferase, producing MEQFVYTNEGRVLLREANQDDISKIYEMYQATNPEDWWEEENLSEFRFNLIKEAKGRIFIALLKDEVIGHAEVVLPESKDDPVYLVRLNIHDDFGRRKFGIELVRYSAIIMKNLGYKSYVTWPDTNKSKGLYKKVGLKEIKENPQMLLTIKDKKRTEVEVVKELKFNEEPENLQLVVGCPWARDYIWLKAFKAGEEELLDYRGPYVHQISFEGVEGVTLLDGNSVYIYLPEAEKDNIEMIEELLIYSSNLALDNGIENLHINIKDELWSQLDLSDIWEIDKEEERLEMKMEF from the coding sequence ATGGAACAGTTTGTTTATACTAATGAAGGAAGAGTATTATTAAGAGAAGCAAATCAAGATGATATTTCTAAAATTTATGAAATGTATCAAGCAACAAATCCAGAAGATTGGTGGGAAGAAGAAAATTTAAGTGAATTTAGATTTAATCTAATTAAAGAGGCGAAAGGTAGAATCTTTATTGCTTTATTAAAGGATGAAGTGATTGGTCATGCAGAAGTGGTATTACCTGAATCTAAAGATGATCCTGTTTATTTAGTGAGATTAAATATTCATGATGATTTTGGTAGAAGGAAATTTGGAATAGAGTTAGTAAGGTATTCAGCTATTATTATGAAAAACTTGGGTTATAAGTCCTATGTGACTTGGCCTGATACCAATAAATCGAAAGGATTATATAAGAAAGTAGGTTTAAAGGAAATTAAAGAGAACCCTCAAATGTTACTTACTATAAAAGATAAGAAAAGAACAGAGGTTGAGGTAGTTAAAGAACTCAAATTTAATGAAGAGCCAGAAAATTTGCAGTTAGTAGTAGGTTGTCCTTGGGCAAGGGATTATATCTGGCTTAAGGCCTTTAAAGCTGGAGAAGAAGAGTTATTAGACTATAGAGGTCCTTATGTTCATCAGATAAGTTTTGAAGGGGTAGAAGGGGTAACCTTATTAGATGGAAATTCCGTATATATCTATTTGCCTGAAGCTGAGAAGGATAATATTGAAATGATTGAAGAGTTATTAATTTATTCTTCTAATTTAGCTTTGGATAATGGTATTGAGAACTTACATATTAATATCAAGGATGAATTATGGTCACAATTAGATTTATCTGATATTTGGGAGATAGATAAAGAAGAAGAACGACTAGAAATGAAGATGGAGTTTTAG
- a CDS encoding dihydroorotate dehydrogenase, with the protein MTKVNLVVDLNGLKLQNPVTTASGTFGFGPEYKNYVDLDRLGGVMVKGTTLEPKLGNPTPRIAETPAGMLNAIGLQNPGVDHFLARILPLIKDYNFKTIVNISGNTVEDYAKLANKLNVDGVDALEINISCPNVKKGGLAFGTQPEMAASVVEAVRAETDMTLITKLSPNVADITSIARAVEEAGTDIISLINTLLGMKIDIHRHEPILANKMGGLSGPAIKPVAIRMVYQVAQAVDVPLIGMGGISNAEDAIEFFLAGASAISVGTANFVNPEVTMEILDGIEKYLVEKGYEDINEIVGLAIK; encoded by the coding sequence ATGACTAAAGTAAATTTGGTAGTAGATTTAAATGGTTTGAAGTTACAGAATCCAGTCACAACAGCTTCAGGAACCTTTGGCTTTGGACCAGAGTATAAAAATTATGTTGATTTAGATAGACTTGGTGGAGTAATGGTAAAAGGGACAACTCTAGAACCTAAATTAGGAAATCCTACTCCTAGAATAGCAGAGACTCCAGCAGGGATGTTGAATGCTATTGGTTTACAGAATCCTGGAGTAGACCATTTTTTAGCTAGGATTTTACCACTGATTAAGGACTATAACTTTAAGACTATAGTTAATATTTCTGGTAATACTGTAGAAGATTATGCTAAATTGGCTAATAAATTAAATGTTGATGGTGTAGATGCTTTAGAGATAAATATCTCTTGCCCTAATGTTAAAAAGGGAGGCTTAGCCTTTGGTACTCAGCCAGAGATGGCAGCATCAGTAGTAGAAGCTGTCAGAGCTGAGACTGATATGACCTTAATCACCAAATTATCACCAAATGTAGCTGATATCACCTCAATTGCTAGAGCTGTAGAAGAAGCAGGAACAGATATTATCTCCTTAATCAATACTTTATTAGGGATGAAGATAGATATTCACCGCCACGAGCCGATCTTGGCTAACAAGATGGGGGGATTATCAGGACCAGCTATCAAACCAGTAGCAATCAGAATGGTCTATCAAGTAGCCCAAGCAGTAGATGTACCATTGATTGGAATGGGTGGAATCAGTAATGCTGAGGATGCAATTGAATTCTTCCTAGCAGGAGCAAGTGCCATCTCAGTAGGTACAGCCAACTTTGTTAATCCAGAAGTAACCATGGAGATACTAGATGGAATTGAGAAGTATCTAGTAGAGAAAGGCTATGAAGATATTAATGAGATAGTAGGATTAGCTATAAAGTAG
- the pyrE gene encoding orotate phosphoribosyltransferase: MKKERVIEIFKTTGVLQEGHFKLSSGLHSNQYLQCAQVLQYPVYAQELAEGLAEKFKDVEIDVVVGPAMGGVTLAYAVGLALEKKTIFTERENGKMTLRRGFRLNEGDKVLVVDDVLTTGKSINEVIEVLNQTGAELVAVGTLVDRRSKEINFEVPTESMLAVDVKAYDPQECPMCQEGLEVTKPGSRFLK, encoded by the coding sequence ATGAAAAAAGAGAGAGTAATCGAAATCTTTAAAACAACTGGTGTATTACAAGAAGGACATTTCAAATTAAGCTCAGGTTTACATAGTAATCAATACTTACAATGTGCACAAGTCTTACAATATCCTGTCTATGCTCAAGAGTTAGCAGAAGGTTTAGCAGAGAAGTTTAAGGATGTAGAGATAGATGTAGTAGTAGGGCCTGCTATGGGTGGAGTAACTTTAGCCTATGCAGTTGGATTGGCTTTAGAGAAGAAGACAATCTTTACAGAACGTGAAAATGGGAAGATGACTTTAAGAAGAGGATTTAGATTAAATGAAGGTGATAAGGTCTTGGTAGTAGATGATGTATTAACTACAGGTAAGTCTATCAATGAAGTAATTGAGGTTTTAAACCAGACAGGTGCTGAGCTAGTAGCTGTAGGAACCTTAGTTGATAGAAGAAGTAAAGAGATTAACTTTGAAGTACCAACTGAATCGATGTTAGCAGTAGATGTAAAGGCTTATGACCCTCAAGAATGTCCAATGTGTCAAGAGGGGTTAGAGGTTACTAAACCAGGCAGTAGATTTTTAAAATAA
- a CDS encoding HD-GYP domain-containing protein, translating into MNVELNVPLFDMVMCLSDAMDLVSPIVTGHHKRVAYIASSIGKELGLSKEDEKDLIIAGALHDAGAFSLNERMDSLNWNIADEVYEETEFFTSAPFYEYAGTISHAELGYYLIKKFNPFIRIAEIIRYHHVPWDNGKGRYFKGKEVSLSSHILHLADVIDLLTNKDKSEEDILSQSSEISEKILKEVGENFSLELVETFLSLAKKEAFWFGLVSPGIDRTLSKRVEGVNLVLNYEGLLSLANLFSQIIDFRNRFTATHSSGVAASAGVLADLVGLSEFKCRQIKIAGYLHDLGKLAVPPEILNKGGKLTRKEFDIIKRHPFYTYKILDRVKGLEEIKIWASYHHERVDGQGYPFHTKGENLPIEARIMAVADVFTAITEDRPYRKGMNLQKALSILEEMSSDGALDKEVVAILKDNLEEIDGFRVKAQTIKAAEYESFWHQLE; encoded by the coding sequence ATGAATGTAGAACTTAATGTACCATTATTTGATATGGTTATGTGCTTATCTGATGCTATGGATTTGGTCAGTCCTATTGTAACTGGTCATCATAAACGGGTAGCTTATATTGCCTCAAGTATAGGAAAAGAGCTTGGATTATCTAAAGAGGATGAGAAGGATTTAATAATTGCAGGTGCTTTACATGATGCAGGTGCATTTTCTTTAAATGAACGAATGGATTCTTTAAATTGGAATATCGCAGATGAAGTATATGAAGAGACTGAGTTCTTTACAAGTGCTCCTTTTTATGAATATGCAGGTACTATTAGTCATGCTGAGCTTGGTTATTATCTTATCAAGAAATTCAACCCTTTTATTAGGATAGCTGAAATAATACGCTATCACCATGTTCCTTGGGATAATGGAAAAGGGAGATATTTCAAAGGAAAAGAGGTATCTTTGAGTAGCCATATATTACATTTGGCTGATGTTATCGATCTATTAACAAATAAAGATAAAAGTGAAGAGGATATTCTCAGTCAAAGTAGTGAAATCTCTGAAAAGATTTTAAAAGAGGTTGGAGAGAACTTTTCACTTGAATTGGTAGAGACCTTCTTGTCATTAGCTAAAAAAGAGGCTTTCTGGTTTGGTTTAGTCAGTCCAGGAATAGATAGAACATTATCCAAAAGGGTAGAAGGTGTTAATCTTGTATTAAATTATGAAGGGCTTCTTAGTTTGGCTAATTTATTTAGTCAGATTATAGATTTTAGAAATCGCTTTACAGCTACTCATTCTAGTGGAGTAGCTGCTAGTGCAGGGGTCTTAGCAGACTTAGTTGGCTTATCAGAATTTAAATGTCGACAGATTAAAATAGCAGGTTATCTCCATGATTTAGGAAAATTGGCTGTTCCTCCTGAAATTTTAAATAAGGGTGGGAAATTAACTAGAAAAGAGTTTGATATTATAAAAAGACATCCTTTTTATACATACAAAATTTTAGATAGAGTTAAGGGATTGGAAGAGATAAAAATTTGGGCTTCTTATCACCATGAACGAGTCGATGGACAAGGATATCCTTTTCATACCAAAGGTGAAAATTTACCTATAGAAGCAAGGATAATGGCAGTAGCAGATGTCTTTACAGCAATTACTGAAGATAGACCTTATAGGAAAGGGATGAATCTTCAGAAAGCATTATCTATTTTGGAAGAGATGAGCAGTGATGGTGCTTTAGATAAAGAAGTGGTTGCAATATTAAAGGATAATTTAGAAGAGATAGACGGTTTTAGAGTTAAGGCACAGACCATTAAAGCCGCAGAGTATGAATCTTTTTGGCATCAGTTAGAATAA